In Corynebacterium sp. P4-C1, the sequence GGCGGACACCGTGGAGTACAGGTCGCGGGCACGCTCACCGAAACCGATAGTGAGAGCCACGAAGGCGACGATGAATCCGACAGCGGTGTAGAAAATCAGTGGATCGGCGCGAAATTTGCGCATGGGAATCTGCCCCAATTGTCTAGGTGGGCGGTCACTATCCTGAAAAAGTTTAGGACATTAAGGTTAAGGGGTGTGATTTCTCTTCCGGAGCAAGAACTACGCCGAACCGCACGCCAAATGAACCTGCCCGGATTCGGGCCACAGCAGCAAGAAGCGCTCCACAGAGCAAACGTGCTGGTCATCGGCGCAGGAGGGCTCGGCTGTCCCGTGATGCAGACGCTCGCCGCCACGGGAGTCGGGCATATTTCGCTTATCGACGACGACGTCGTCGACCTCACTAATATTCACCGCCAGATTCTCTTCGGGGCATCCGATGTGGGCCGCAAGAAAGTGGACGTGGCGGCAGAACGCCTGCGCGAACTGCAGCCCGGCATCGAGGTGACCACCATCGACGGCCGCATGGACTCCTCGAACGCCGTTGAACTGCTCGACGGCGTAGACGTGCTCATCGACGGGTCCGACACCTTCACCACCAAATTCATGGCGGCCGATGCCGCGGAGATCACCGGCACTCCCCTGGTATGGGGTTCGGTGCTGCGCTACCGGGGCGATGTGGCGCTATGGTGGTCTGGCCCCGGCGCGCCGGAAGACGGTGTAGGAATGCGCGACCTCTACCCCGACCAGCCCGACGCGGACTCAGTTCCCGACTGCGCCACCGCCGGCGTGCTCGGCGTGACCACCAGCGTGGTCGGCGGACTCATGGCCACCGAGGTCATCAAATTCCTCACGGGCGTTGGCGACGCACCGGTGGGCGCACTCCACATGTACGACGCCCTGACCACGCAGATCCGCAGCTTCACCGTGCGGCACGACCCGGGCCGCGAACTCGTCACCGCGTTCAGCGACTACGAGGCCGCAGCCTGCGCCGTCCCGGCCGCGGACAACTCGGAGTTACTCGACGCAGTCGCCACGGGCGCGGCAGTCGCACTCGACGTGCGCGAGGAACACGAAAAAGCCCTCAAAGACATCTCAGCCGCCACCAGCGAACACATCCCGACCTCCCGGTTAAAGGAGAACCCCCAGCTCGGCGACGACTTCATAGACTCTCTCCCCGAGGGCACCGACGTGGTGGTGTACTGCGCGTCGGGGAAGAGGTCTCAAGGGTTCGTCGATAAGCATGCCGCCCATGCCGCCCAGCGCGGCATGACCCTGACGAGCTTGCCTGGCGGCGTGAACGCGCTCTAGCGGTTGATGCGGTTGGCCAGCGTGCCCGCGAGCGACGAGCAGACGGCCGAGCCAACGAGCACCAAAATCGTGTAGAGGATGCCCGTTACACCCAGCTGGCCCAGGATGAAGCCGGTGAGCAACGCGCCGACGACAGCTCCGATGATGGCGATGATCCAACGACCCATAGTTCTCTCCTTTTCGCGGTAAGCGCCCACCATCGTAGGAGAAAACGGATAGCGTGAGGGCATGACAGACAACGCTTCCACGAAACTCCCCCGACACGAGATCGACCCCGACGGCCTGCTCGAATACTCGGCAGTGTTCAGCGACCGTTCGCTGAACCACATGTCCGCCAAGTTCATCGGCATCATGCAGGACCTGCAGACGATCCTGCGGGACACCTACAACGCGAAATCCGTGGCCGTCGTGCCCGGCGGCGGCACCTTCGCCATGGAATCCGTCGCCCGCCAGTTCGTCCGCGGCAAAGATGCACTGGTCATCCGCACCGGTAATTTCTCCCACCGCTGGACCCAAATTTTCGACGCATCCGGCATCGCCGGGAAGGTCACCGTGCTCAACGCGGAGCCCGTCTCCGACGGTGACCGCCCCGCTTACGCCCCGCCCGCAATCGAGGACGCTGTCGAGCAGATCCGGACCGAGCGCCCCGCCGTCGTCTTCGCAGCTCACGTGGAAACCGCTGCGGGCCTCGAGCTTCCCGCTGAGTACGTGAGCGCGCTTGCCGACGCCGCCCACGAGGTCGGCGGCCTCATGGTCCTCGACTGCGTCGCCGCCGGCACCAAATGGG encodes:
- a CDS encoding ThiF family adenylyltransferase, translated to MISLPEQELRRTARQMNLPGFGPQQQEALHRANVLVIGAGGLGCPVMQTLAATGVGHISLIDDDVVDLTNIHRQILFGASDVGRKKVDVAAERLRELQPGIEVTTIDGRMDSSNAVELLDGVDVLIDGSDTFTTKFMAADAAEITGTPLVWGSVLRYRGDVALWWSGPGAPEDGVGMRDLYPDQPDADSVPDCATAGVLGVTTSVVGGLMATEVIKFLTGVGDAPVGALHMYDALTTQIRSFTVRHDPGRELVTAFSDYEAAACAVPAADNSELLDAVATGAAVALDVREEHEKALKDISAATSEHIPTSRLKENPQLGDDFIDSLPEGTDVVVYCASGKRSQGFVDKHAAHAAQRGMTLTSLPGGVNAL
- a CDS encoding glycerol dehydrogenase, whose amino-acid sequence is MGRWIIAIIGAVVGALLTGFILGQLGVTGILYTILVLVGSAVCSSLAGTLANRINR